In one window of Gossypium hirsutum isolate 1008001.06 chromosome A01, Gossypium_hirsutum_v2.1, whole genome shotgun sequence DNA:
- the LOC121232276 gene encoding protein PROTON GRADIENT REGULATION 5, chloroplastic isoform X2: protein MVVSISATGFKSGLGTSLYGSWGPCSSDSDWLVNSVPSQVRVGKPVRSKPMMKNVNEGKGLFAPLVVLTRQIIGKKRFNQLRGKAIALHSQGLMLSKGKG from the exons ATGGTCGTTTCGATTTCGGCAACCGGGTTTAAATCAGGTTTAGGAACTTCCTTGTACGGAAGTTGGGGTCCTTGTTCTTCAGATTCTGACTGGTTGGTTAACTCAGTTCCGAGCCAGGTTCGAGTTGGGAAACCTGTTAGATCAAAGCCTATGATGAAGAATGTTAATGAAGGGAAAGGATTGTTCGCTCCGCTTGTGGTTCTTACTCGTCAAATCATTGGCAAGAAAAGGTTTAATCAGCTCAGAGGAAAAGCCATTGCCTTGCACTCTCAG GGGCTGATGCTAAGCAAAGGCAAGGGTTGA
- the LOC121232276 gene encoding protein PROTON GRADIENT REGULATION 5, chloroplastic isoform X1, with protein MVVSISATGFKSGLGTSLYGSWGPCSSDSDWLVNSVPSQVRVGKPVRSKPMMKNVNEGKGLFAPLVVLTRQIIGKKRFNQLRGKAIALHSQVITEFCKSIGADAKQRQGLIRLAKKNGERLGFLA; from the exons ATGGTCGTTTCGATTTCGGCAACCGGGTTTAAATCAGGTTTAGGAACTTCCTTGTACGGAAGTTGGGGTCCTTGTTCTTCAGATTCTGACTGGTTGGTTAACTCAGTTCCGAGCCAGGTTCGAGTTGGGAAACCTGTTAGATCAAAGCCTATGATGAAGAATGTTAATGAAGGGAAAGGATTGTTCGCTCCGCTTGTGGTTCTTACTCGTCAAATCATTGGCAAGAAAAGGTTTAATCAGCTCAGAGGAAAAGCCATTGCCTTGCACTCTCAG GTAATTACTGAATTTTGCAAATCAATAGGGGCTGATGCTAAGCAAAGGCAAGGGTTGATTCGTTTAGCCAAGAAGAATGGGGAAAGGCTTGGATTCCTTGCATGA